A single genomic interval of Nonomuraea rubra harbors:
- a CDS encoding aldehyde dehydrogenase family protein gives MTDHHFSADRAVESSPELVTAADPRTGEARLSYRPAGEQEVAGTVAAAREAQPRWSARVPGERARALLGLAEIIEARAGDYAAAERAGTGKPHADAVAEVAQSADVLRFYAGAARADLAPAGGRRLPGRESWVRWEPLGVVAAVVPWNYPLLMAMWRLAPALAAGNTVVLKPAETTPDSVTLLAGHAEEALGPGVLTVVPGDRETGRLLVRAGVDAVAFTGSVAGGLDVAAAAGLRRVSLELGGNCPAVVLPGAPAYTYAELAAACTYNAGQSCAAPARVITLRDNYKETVERLAEAMTARAAGTGFGPLNSAGQAARHDRILAESGAGVEHAGPVTAGPGESGGYWRPARVLADLEPGAPAVVEEVFGPVLTVQAAADLEEAVRLANGLPQALAASVWGAEVGPVLDLAGALNAGEVWVNCHLEQTAELPHGGRGSSGHGTDLSVLALAEYQRPKTVTVRLQ, from the coding sequence GTGACTGATCATCACTTTTCTGCGGACCGGGCAGTCGAATCCTCGCCGGAACTCGTCACCGCCGCCGACCCGCGGACGGGCGAGGCGCGCCTGTCGTACCGGCCGGCGGGGGAGCAGGAGGTGGCCGGGACGGTGGCGGCGGCGCGCGAGGCGCAGCCGCGGTGGTCGGCGCGGGTACCCGGCGAGCGGGCCCGCGCCCTGCTGGGCCTGGCCGAGATCATCGAGGCGCGGGCCGGCGACTACGCCGCGGCCGAGCGGGCGGGCACCGGCAAGCCGCACGCGGACGCCGTCGCGGAGGTCGCGCAGAGCGCCGACGTGCTGCGCTTCTACGCGGGAGCAGCGCGCGCCGACCTCGCCCCCGCGGGCGGCAGGCGGCTGCCCGGGCGGGAGAGCTGGGTGCGGTGGGAGCCGCTGGGCGTCGTGGCGGCCGTCGTCCCGTGGAACTATCCGCTGCTCATGGCCATGTGGCGGCTCGCGCCCGCCCTGGCGGCGGGCAACACCGTGGTGCTCAAGCCGGCGGAGACCACGCCCGACAGCGTCACGCTGCTGGCCGGTCACGCGGAGGAGGCCCTGGGCCCCGGCGTCCTGACCGTCGTGCCGGGCGACCGGGAGACCGGCAGGCTGCTGGTACGCGCGGGGGTGGACGCGGTGGCGTTCACCGGCAGCGTGGCCGGCGGGCTCGACGTCGCCGCCGCGGCCGGGCTGCGCAGGGTGAGCCTGGAGCTCGGCGGCAACTGCCCGGCCGTGGTGCTGCCCGGCGCGCCCGCGTACACGTACGCGGAGCTCGCCGCGGCCTGCACGTACAACGCGGGGCAGAGCTGCGCGGCGCCCGCCCGCGTGATCACCCTGCGCGACAACTACAAGGAGACCGTCGAGCGCCTCGCCGAGGCGATGACGGCGCGCGCGGCCGGCACCGGCTTCGGCCCGCTGAACAGCGCCGGCCAGGCCGCCCGGCACGACCGCATCCTCGCGGAGAGCGGCGCGGGCGTGGAGCACGCCGGCCCCGTCACGGCCGGGCCCGGCGAGTCCGGCGGCTACTGGCGGCCCGCCCGCGTGCTGGCGGATCTGGAACCCGGCGCGCCGGCCGTGGTCGAGGAGGTGTTCGGGCCCGTGCTCACCGTGCAGGCCGCCGCGGACCTGGAGGAGGCCGTCCGGCTGGCCAACGGCCTGCCGCAGGCGCTCGCGGCCAGCGTCTGGGGTGCCGAGGTGGGGCCGGTGCTCGACCTCGCGGGCGCGTTGAACGCGGGTGAGGTGTGGGTGAACTGCCATCTGGAGCAGACCGCCGAGCTGCCGCACGGCGGGCGCGGGAGCTCCGGGCACGGCACCGACCTGAGCGTGCTGGCGCTCGCCGAGTACCAGCGGCCCAAGACGGTCACCGTACGGCTCCAGTAG